From one Triticum urartu cultivar G1812 chromosome 3, Tu2.1, whole genome shotgun sequence genomic stretch:
- the LOC125544252 gene encoding cytosolic isocitrate dehydrogenase [NADP] codes for MAFEKIKVTNPIVEMDGDEMTRVFWQSIKDKLIFPFLDLDIKYFDLGVLHRDATDDKVTVEAAEATLKYNVAIKCATITPDEDRVKEFNLKQMWRSPNGTIRNIINGTVFREPIICKNVPKLVPGWTKPICIGRHAFGDQYRATDAVLKGPGKLRLVFEGKDETVDLEVFNFTGAGGVAMAMYNTDESIRGFAEASMAIAYEKKWPLYLSTKNTILKKYDGRFKDIFQEIYEAGWKSKYEAAGIWYEHRLIDDMVAYALKSEGGYVWACKNYDGDVQSDFLAQGFGSLGLMTSVLMCPDGKTIEAEAAHGTVTRHFRVHQKGGETSTNSIASIFAWTRGLAHRAKLDENARLLEFAQKLEEACVGTVESGKMTKDLALLVHGSSKVTRGDYLNTEEFIDAVAAELKSRL; via the exons ATGGCGTTCGAGAAGATCAAGGTCACCAACCCCATCGTCGAGATGGACG GCGATGAGATGACCAGAGTATTCTGGCAGTCTATCAAGGACAAG CTTATCTTCCCATTTTTGGACTTGGACATTAAGTACTTTGACTTGGGAGTTCTACACCGCGATGCAACTGATGACAAGGTTACAGTGGAGGCTGCAGAGGCTACTCTCAA GTACAATGTGGCTATTAAATGTGCAACTATTACTCCGG ATGAAGATCGGGTTAAGGAGTTCAACCTAAAACAAATGTGGAGGAGCCCAAATGGCACAATTAGGAACATTATAAACG GCACCGTGTTCAGAGAGCCAATTATATGCAAGAATGTCCCAAAGCTTGTTCCAG GATGGACTAAGCCCATCTGCATTGGAAGGCATGCTTTCGGTGATCAGTACAGAGCAACTGATGCCGTTCTCAAGGGACCTGGCAAACTCAGACTAGTTTTCG AGGGAAAAGACGAGACGGTTGACCTTGAGGTTTTTAACTTCACTGGTGCTGGAGGAGTCGCCATGGCTATGTACAACACAGATGAG TCAATTCGAGGTTTTGCTGAAGCTTCTATGGCAATCGCTTATGAGAAGAAATGGCCATTGTACCTTAGCACAAAAAACACAATCCTTAAGAAATATGATGGCAG GTTCAAGGACATTTTCCAGGAGATCTATGAAGCTGGCTGGAAATCCAAATATGAGGCTGCTGGAATATG GTATGAACATCGTCTCATTGATGACATGGTTGCCTATGCACTTAAGAGCGAAGGAGGCTATGTTTGGGCTTGCAAGAACTATGACGGAGATGTGCAGAGTGATTTCTTAGCTCAAG GTTTTGGTTCTTTGGGCTTGATGACGTCAGTATTG ATGTGCCCTGATGGTAAAACCATCGAAGCTGAAGCTGCCCATGGCACAGTTACCCGCCATTTCCGTGTTCACCAGAAAGGTGGTGAAACCAGCACAAACAGCATTGCTTCAATCTTTGCTTGGACAAGAGGACTTGCACACAG GGCAAAGCTAGACGAGAATGCTAGACTTCTTGAATTTGCACAGAAACTTGAGGAAGCGTGCGTCGGAACTGTGGAGtctgggaagatgaccaaggacCTTGCACTCCTTGTTCATGGATCCTCAAA AGTTACAAGAGGCGATTACCTGAACACTGAAGAGTTCATTGACGCAGTTGCTGCTGAGCTCAAATCAAGACTGTGA